The genomic window TTGCCCCATCTTGCAAATTCTATATCCATTTCATTATAGCCATCAGGACCAGAATAATGGAAAAGACCCACTACCACATTTTTATCGAGCGTACTAACTGGCCCCTGCACCTGCCATTGATAGGTTCCATAGCCCAGATTAACTGTAGAGGTAACTCCTGCACAAATCCACTTCGAGGTTGCGCTATCGTAAGAGAGTTTAAGGTGCAACAGACCTCCGCTGTCTTTCCATACATTTTGGGCAGCCCAAATGTTTGGACCAGGGCCGAGGCCACTCCCACTTTTTACCGTCCAGGAGTAACCGCCAAAAATTATGGTTGTAGCAGTAGCATTTTGCTCAGCTGCAGTAACTGTTTTGGCTTTCAATGATGCAGATTGCATTTTTTGAGGCAGCAAAATATCCTTTTTACACGCCAAAAGGATGGGTAACATCAGCAGTAATTTGTTCATTTTGTTTTGGTTAATTGGTTTTGGTTGAGCTGTTGATGAGTTAAAATCAATTTATAACTAAGATTATAACTATCTATCTGCTAATATATTAAAAATAACGTTAACGTACACGAAAAAATATTAAAAAATATTTTACCCTTTAATATCATCAGTTACAGGCTGTTTTATCTGCATAAATTCTACAGACCCAAAATATTCCGGACGATGAAAATCCGGTAATGCACTCAGTATACGATTCCAACAGAGATAATGGGGATTTGGTAATCCATCGCCACACTTAAAAAAATTGGCTTTTGCATTTTGCCCTTCAAAACTTCGGAGTTTATGGTAAACAAAAACCTCTGCCGGGATTTTGAGTAGTATATCCCAGTTGAAGCTTTCTCCTTCATTCCTCCATTCCACTTTTGTGCGTATTTTACCTATTACATCTTCGTTTAATAGTTTTCTTCTTCCGCTTTTATTCCCATAGGCCACTTTCCCTGTACCGAAGGCATTAAATTCCAGATTATAATAGCTGTCAGATTCATCAAATGAAATAAAAAACTCAACACAATTATCAAGATGGACATCGCTGTTGACTGGCCTGTTGATGGAAGCAAAATAATCATCGGTTACGAAAAACTTGATTAAAATGTATTTTGACTTATGGGCAATTTTGAATGAAGCATTACAGGAAGTTGGGATATGTGGCCATGAGTTATTGTCCAGGTCATGTTTGGGTAGTGCTTCCAGTTTGTTCCACAGGTCAGCAGGAGATCCATCGGTTTCGTCTTTAAAAAAGGGTACGGTTAAGTTCATATTAAGTTTTAAAGTGGAAAATACGGGTCAAAGTCTCCAGCTTTTTAGCTTATAACCTTTGTAGGCATAGAATAAAAGATACAGATAACAGGGCAGCAATACGATGTAAGCATTTTTCAGTCCATAAACATCAGCGAGGTGCCCATAAATTAATGGAAGAATGGCATTGCCTGAAAGGCCCATGATCAATACCGCTGCCCCTATTTTGATAAACTTGCCCAACCTGTCCATAGACAGCGGCCAAATTCCGGCCCATATCATCGAGTTGGCAAAACCGAGCAGCACAATAAACCAAATTGAAACATCTGCCTGATGACCGAACATTTTAATCTGTCCGCCCGAAAATAAGATGCAAACGGTAAATATAATACCAAGCATCACACAGAGGCGCAGCGCCAAAAGCTGGGAAATGTATTTTGGGATCAATGAAATTCCCAACAGGTAACCTGCTATGGTTGCAGAAAGGGTATACGATGGAAAAACCTTGGCCTCCAGTAAAGAAATGTTCATTGAATGTGCATATCCGATGATGGTATCAACGGCGATAACCTGCGATCCCACATGAACGAAAATGGCCAGTGCGCCCAATATCAGATGGGGAAACTGGAAAATATTCGTTTTCTCCTTATTTAAAGCCGCCGTCGTTTTATCTTCCTCTTCAGTATTGATTTCGGGAAGTACCGAAAAACGGACCAGGAAACCCAGAACCAGCAAAATGATGCCAACCCCTGCATAAGGATAAATTACCCTTCGGATCAATTCGTCAAGCACAGCAGCCCTTTCGAGGGCAGCCATTAATTTTACCTGCTCAAATAATTCCCTGTCTGATGGTTTTAGTACCACAGCAGCAAAAAGCAAGGGAGCAAGGATTCCGGCGAACTTATTGCAGATACCCATTATACTAAACCGCTTCGCTGCACTTTCTTTGGGCCCGAGGATGGTGACATAAGGATTTGCCGCAGTCTGCAGTACCGCCAGTCCCGCACCTAAGGTGAACAACCCGCACAAAAACAAAAGGTAGCTTCTGTACATGGCTGCCGGAATAAATAAAAAGGCGCCCAGAGACATTACCCAAAAGCCAACCATCATTCCATTTTTGAAACCGGTTTTCTTTAATAGTAAGGAAGCAGGATAAGAAATGAACAGATAGGAAATGTAAAAAGCAAATGCGACAAAATAAGACTCCAGGTTATTCAGTTCGCAGCATAACTTAAAATAAGGGATAAGCATGGCATTTATCCAGGTGACAAACCCAAAAACAAAAAAGAGCACAGCAATAATGCAAAGTGATTTTGTGTATGTCTTCTTATCCATAAAATTTTTGTCTAGCTGATTAACATATACGTTAACGTACACGAATTAACAAAACATATATTGCAATTCCAAATCAATATGCCTTTGATCAGCTAAGGAAAAGAAACATTAAAATTAAGACCGGCTTAGTTAATGTAGAAATCGCAGTTTTCGGCAGTAATGATATCAATTGGCATAAAATTGTTTTTTTCTCCGGTTTTTGCATGCACAACGAACTGGTACAGTGCCATGATACCTTTGTATCCCTGCTCCCGGGGTTTTTGACAGATGAGAAAATCAATACTCCCCTGCTTTAAGAACTGTAGATTTTCTTTCGTGTAATCAAATCCGATCAGCATTTTACGCGCATTAGTTTGATTTAAATATTTTGCTACTGCCGACACTCTGGAGTTGGTCACAAAAATGGCCGATATATTATTTTCCTTAAAAACTGTTTGCAACGATGCAGACACGAATTGATAATCAGTCTGTACAATATCAATTTTGAGGATGGTATTTTTTAAATCCTTCTCTTTAAAGTAACTACGGAAACCCTGTTCTTTACGGAGCAGGTGATGGTGATCATCTATTTCGTGGGAGATATTGACAATCAGTATCGTTTCATCTTCCTTGATAACATACTTCATTAAATGGGCAGACAGATAACCGCTCTGGTAAAGTTCAGGCCCGAAATAGCTCAAACTGTTATGGCCCTGGATATCTGAATTGATAAAAACATAAGGAATCTTCCTTTTGTCCAGTTTGATGAGAAAATTTTCAGATTCCTCAATAAAAATTGGTGCGATAAGAACGGCATGAATATCCGAAAGATCAATTTGGTCAATCTGTTGAATAAAGGAGGCTTTGTGGTTTAGATCGTAAAAATATTTTTTCAGGATAATTCCGTAAGGAGCTATTTCACCTGCCGCCTGCTCAATACCCAGCAAGGGTTCTTGCCAATAATCCGTTTCATCGGAAACTGAAGGGATGATCACAGCAAAAACAATCTGTTTTTTAGAGGCTAATCTGCGGGCCAAAATATTGGGCTGATATGCCAGTTCTTCAATAATAGCCAGTATTTTATCTTTTGTTTTCTTGGAAACACCTGTTCTGTTATGTAAAACCCGATCTACCGTACCAATAGATACATTTGCACGGCGGGCAATTTCCTTAACACCAACAAGTTCTTTATTTCCTTCCATAATTAATTCTTAGCTAGTCTTTTGCCGTTCTTTCTTAAAAGGCATTTATTATCTAAAAATGCCTGTCATCTTAAAGCTTCTTCCCTTTGAGTAAAATCGGAATATGCCATATGCATTCAGTTAACGTACACGAAAATAACAATTATTAATTATAAAACGGGGCTTAGCTGTAACACTCCTATTATAACCGGGAATACGAATGTTACAGTAGGCAAGCTGATCAGAAGAAAATTCAGCGTTGCCAAATGCGTTCTATCTAACTTTATTTATCCTCTTAATTCCCACTTTTACGCGAAATCGTATTTGTCCGGTACGATATATGAGAAATGTATAATTCTTGCCCTTAAATGTATAAGCAGGCAGCGATTTGATGATGGAACTTTGTGTAATCAAAAATAAAAACGATGAACACAACAGATCAACAATCGAAAATCGTCCTGGTAACCGGTGGTAGCCGGGGAATAGGAAAAAGCATTGCATTAAATGCAGCAAAACGCGGCATCGGCGTAATCCTCACTTACAATAGCCAACCCGAACACGGACAAGCGGTGGCTGATGAGATCAACCAAAATGGTGGTAAAGCGGTTGCATTGCAGCTCAACTCGGGCGATACGGGATCGTTCAGCAATTTC from Flavobacterium sp. W4I14 includes these protein-coding regions:
- a CDS encoding LacI family transcriptional regulator (product_source=KO:K02529; cath_funfam=1.10.260.40; cog=COG1609; ko=KO:K02529; pfam=PF00356,PF13407; smart=SM00354; superfamily=47413,53822), producing the protein MEGNKELVGVKEIARRANVSIGTVDRVLHNRTGVSKKTKDKILAIIEELAYQPNILARRLASKKQIVFAVIIPSVSDETDYWQEPLLGIEQAAGEIAPYGIILKKYFYDLNHKASFIQQIDQIDLSDIHAVLIAPIFIEESENFLIKLDKRKIPYVFINSDIQGHNSLSYFGPELYQSGYLSAHLMKYVIKEDETILIVNISHEIDDHHHLLRKEQGFRSYFKEKDLKNTILKIDIVQTDYQFVSASLQTVFKENNISAIFVTNSRVSAVAKYLNQTNARKMLIGFDYTKENLQFLKQGSIDFLICQKPREQGYKGIMALYQFVVHAKTGEKNNFMPIDIITAENCDFYIN
- a CDS encoding hypothetical protein (product_source=Hypo-rule applied; pfam=PF16011; superfamily=49344); translation: MNLTVPFFKDETDGSPADLWNKLEALPKHDLDNNSWPHIPTSCNASFKIAHKSKYILIKFFVTDDYFASINRPVNSDVHLDNCVEFFISFDESDSYYNLEFNAFGTGKVAYGNKSGRRKLLNEDVIGKIRTKVEWRNEGESFNWDILLKIPAEVFVYHKLRSFEGQNAKANFFKCGDGLPNPHYLCWNRILSALPDFHRPEYFGSVEFMQIKQPVTDDIKG
- a CDS encoding FHS family L-fucose permease-like MFS transporter (product_source=KO:K02429; cath_funfam=1.20.1250.20; cog=COG0738; ko=KO:K02429; pfam=PF07690; superfamily=103473; tigrfam=TIGR01272; transmembrane_helix_parts=Inside_1_8,TMhelix_9_31,Outside_32_45,TMhelix_46_65,Inside_66_77,TMhelix_78_95,Outside_96_98,TMhelix_99_116,Inside_117_136,TMhelix_137_159,Outside_160_190,TMhelix_191_213,Inside_214_240,TMhelix_241_263,Outside_264_277,TMhelix_278_298,Inside_299_304,TMhelix_305_327,Outside_328_339,TMhelix_340_362,Inside_363_368,TMhelix_369_391,Outside_392_400,TMhelix_401_418,Inside_419_428), with translation MDKKTYTKSLCIIAVLFFVFGFVTWINAMLIPYFKLCCELNNLESYFVAFAFYISYLFISYPASLLLKKTGFKNGMMVGFWVMSLGAFLFIPAAMYRSYLLFLCGLFTLGAGLAVLQTAANPYVTILGPKESAAKRFSIMGICNKFAGILAPLLFAAVVLKPSDRELFEQVKLMAALERAAVLDELIRRVIYPYAGVGIILLVLGFLVRFSVLPEINTEEEDKTTAALNKEKTNIFQFPHLILGALAIFVHVGSQVIAVDTIIGYAHSMNISLLEAKVFPSYTLSATIAGYLLGISLIPKYISQLLALRLCVMLGIIFTVCILFSGGQIKMFGHQADVSIWFIVLLGFANSMIWAGIWPLSMDRLGKFIKIGAAVLIMGLSGNAILPLIYGHLADVYGLKNAYIVLLPCYLYLLFYAYKGYKLKSWRL
- a CDS encoding hypothetical protein (product_source=Hypo-rule applied; superfamily=49899), which gives rise to MNKLLLMLPILLACKKDILLPQKMQSASLKAKTVTAAEQNATATTIIFGGYSWTVKSGSGLGPGPNIWAAQNVWKDSGGLLHLKLSYDSATSKWICAGVTSTVNLGYGTYQWQVQGPVSTLDKNVVVGLFHYSGPDGYNEMDIEFARWGNAAKPNVNYSVYPAAGTTGTQQHITTEWTQSGGSSSTHRYTWTSNSVVLKSMNGFYNDDTNMFFSHTFLAPATSIPSVALPVKMNLWCFKGLAPSDAKEVEIVIRSFKFTPAP